The following are encoded together in the Fibrobacter sp. UWB10 genome:
- a CDS encoding nucleotidyltransferase family protein, whose protein sequence is MAFSKTESLYELLRIAVGAEDSVFNGGQKLTDEQWDLVHAEALRQLLAGVAYGAIAKLPQAMRPSLDLIFQWASEAETVKGHNVLLNKEAARLTQLFKEQGAKSAVLKGPANARLYPNPYARQAGDIDIWVEGGKKAVMELLQKVGLEFDPKVQLSFHHINLKEDRGVGVEVHFRPSSGNFNPFTHRRLLSFLEKEILKSESTPEGFDVPTIRFALAMQLAHIQHHFLGTGVGLKQLLDYYILLEHSSESDRKFISANLEKFGLRDFAGALMWVLGHIFKLDRAKMLCTPNEKYGVKILGDSVAGGNFGKHKKKFVGNFVQHWIRKKKRILSLLGLAPAEIFWEEVDYWKMYIKSIPLRIRLRRVSIRDLFE, encoded by the coding sequence ATGGCTTTTTCGAAAACAGAATCTTTGTACGAGTTGCTGCGAATTGCGGTAGGTGCCGAAGATTCCGTGTTTAACGGGGGCCAAAAATTAACCGACGAACAATGGGATTTGGTGCATGCCGAGGCGTTAAGGCAGTTGCTTGCAGGTGTTGCTTACGGGGCGATTGCCAAGCTCCCCCAAGCCATGCGCCCTTCGTTAGATCTAATATTCCAGTGGGCAAGCGAGGCTGAAACCGTTAAAGGCCATAATGTTTTGCTAAACAAAGAGGCCGCTCGGCTCACGCAGCTTTTCAAAGAACAAGGGGCTAAGTCGGCTGTGCTCAAGGGCCCGGCCAATGCAAGGCTTTACCCTAATCCTTATGCCCGCCAGGCTGGCGATATTGACATTTGGGTAGAAGGCGGTAAAAAGGCCGTTATGGAACTGCTTCAAAAGGTGGGGCTCGAATTCGACCCGAAAGTCCAATTATCGTTCCATCATATCAATTTGAAAGAGGACCGTGGCGTAGGGGTAGAGGTCCATTTTAGGCCGTCTTCCGGGAATTTTAATCCGTTTACGCACCGTCGGTTGCTTTCGTTTTTAGAAAAAGAAATCCTGAAGTCTGAAAGCACGCCCGAAGGCTTTGACGTGCCTACGATTCGCTTTGCGCTTGCCATGCAGTTGGCGCATATTCAGCATCATTTTTTAGGCACGGGCGTGGGGTTAAAGCAACTGCTGGATTACTACATATTGCTTGAACATTCCTCGGAATCGGACCGCAAATTTATTTCGGCAAACCTGGAAAAGTTTGGACTTCGCGATTTTGCGGGCGCCCTCATGTGGGTTTTAGGGCATATTTTTAAACTCGACCGCGCCAAAATGCTTTGTACACCCAATGAAAAGTATGGTGTGAAAATCCTGGGCGACAGTGTCGCAGGCGGCAATTTCGGCAAGCACAAAAAGAAATTTGTCGGAAATTTCGTGCAGCACTGGATTCGAAAGAAAAAGCGAATTTTATCGCTTTTGGGGCTTGCTCCGGCCGAAATCTTTTGGGAAGAGGTGGACTATTGGAAAATGTATATCAAGTCCATTCCGCTTCGGATACGCCTGCGTCGAGTTTCTATTAGGGATTTGTTCGAATAA
- a CDS encoding ATP-binding protein has protein sequence MTPQALRLSEITISNLRSIQRQTFPLSSFTALIGYNNAGKTNILMGIRWLLSKFSLDISYFDDPNHPVEVIGVFDGISEQVLNRLGEEYAAEVRPFLQNTPQGPGRLRVKKVQRIPNENPESLELFVFVPSNHRKGDKREWVRPNDAFKFAYHRMFPESIAIWDFEGNQAFTKLLHEIFKPLERRFGNEINTLLNKFADLLSPDSENRAAEISIFDREVNEKLSPLFPSVKVEFDIPMPTLETFLKSASLKVIDEDDGFERDISRMGEGSKRAIQMALVRYLADVKKHHHNHYLSRTLLLIDSPELYLHPQAVELVRVALKNLSNEGYQVVFATHSAQMVTSEDVSTSLLIRKNKERGTFMRKRMEDAVHQVVQDAPSQLQMLFSLSNSNELLFADYVLLTEGKTEWRVLPALFERITGQSFALIKCALVRQGGVSNTRKSMQVLDAMDMPVRAIVDLDYAFTTATRDGFLEPNDPDIKYCRDLFRELAFHNHLRLVNGLPVNKHSNISASTAYAMMAEMEEAQHPIRSIHAKLRNQGIWVWTRGAIEEHLGLEAKNEQAWSKFIERSKSPDFIKTLPDYAGIEELCRWIIEGSHGN, from the coding sequence ATGACACCGCAAGCACTGAGATTATCCGAGATTACTATTTCGAATCTGCGTTCTATTCAGAGGCAGACGTTTCCGCTCAGTAGCTTTACCGCGCTCATTGGCTACAACAACGCCGGCAAAACGAATATCTTGATGGGTATTCGCTGGCTTTTGTCCAAATTTTCGCTCGACATTTCGTACTTTGACGACCCAAACCACCCTGTTGAAGTCATCGGCGTATTTGATGGCATTTCGGAACAGGTGCTAAACCGTTTGGGCGAAGAATACGCCGCCGAAGTACGCCCGTTCTTGCAGAACACTCCGCAAGGCCCTGGCCGCCTGCGCGTCAAAAAGGTGCAGCGCATTCCCAACGAAAACCCGGAAAGCCTTGAACTTTTCGTATTCGTGCCGAGCAATCACCGCAAGGGCGACAAGCGCGAATGGGTGCGTCCCAATGACGCGTTCAAGTTTGCATACCACCGCATGTTCCCGGAATCAATTGCCATTTGGGACTTTGAAGGGAACCAGGCGTTCACCAAGCTTTTGCATGAAATTTTCAAACCGCTCGAACGCCGATTCGGTAACGAAATCAACACGCTTTTGAACAAATTCGCCGACCTGCTTTCGCCGGACAGCGAAAACCGCGCCGCTGAAATCAGCATTTTTGACCGAGAAGTCAACGAGAAACTTTCGCCGCTGTTCCCGAGCGTTAAAGTGGAATTCGACATTCCCATGCCGACTCTTGAAACATTCCTCAAGAGCGCAAGTCTTAAAGTCATCGACGAAGATGACGGCTTTGAACGCGACATTAGCCGCATGGGCGAAGGTAGCAAGCGAGCCATTCAGATGGCACTGGTGCGTTACCTGGCAGACGTCAAGAAACACCACCACAACCATTACCTGAGCCGCACGCTGTTGCTCATTGATTCGCCGGAACTTTACCTGCACCCGCAGGCCGTAGAACTTGTGCGCGTGGCACTCAAGAATCTTTCGAACGAAGGCTACCAGGTGGTATTCGCTACCCACAGCGCCCAAATGGTGACTAGCGAAGACGTCAGCACCTCGCTCCTGATTCGTAAGAACAAAGAACGCGGCACCTTTATGCGTAAGCGAATGGAAGACGCCGTGCACCAGGTGGTACAAGACGCTCCGAGCCAGCTCCAAATGCTCTTTAGCCTTTCAAACAGTAACGAACTATTGTTTGCAGACTACGTGCTTTTGACCGAAGGCAAGACCGAATGGCGTGTGCTCCCGGCGCTCTTTGAACGCATTACCGGGCAGTCCTTTGCCCTCATTAAATGTGCGCTAGTTCGCCAGGGCGGCGTGAGCAACACCCGCAAGAGCATGCAAGTGCTCGACGCCATGGACATGCCTGTGCGCGCCATTGTGGACTTGGATTATGCGTTTACCACCGCGACCCGCGACGGATTCTTAGAGCCCAACGATCCCGACATCAAGTACTGCCGCGACCTGTTCCGCGAACTCGCCTTCCATAACCATTTGCGCCTGGTGAACGGACTCCCCGTCAACAAGCACAGCAACATTAGTGCTTCTACCGCCTACGCCATGATGGCAGAAATGGAAGAAGCGCAACACCCCATTCGTAGCATTCATGCCAAGCTCCGCAACCAAGGCATTTGGGTGTGGACGCGTGGCGCCATCGAAGAGCACTTGGGTCTCGAAGCTAAGAATGAACAGGCATGGAGCAAGTTCATTGAACGCAGCAAGTCTCCGGACTTTATAAAAACACTCCCCGATTACGCAGGAATCGAGGAGTTATGCCGCTGGATTATTGAAGGCAGCCACGGGAACTAG
- the trpS gene encoding tryptophan--tRNA ligase, whose protein sequence is MKKISLTGIKPTGTPHLGNYLGAIRPALELSKTYDTVYFIADYHALTTVQNGAEMRANIYKIAATWLALGLNPEEGLFYKQSDIPEIFELSWALSCFTPKGFMNRAHAYKDKVAKNEAAGEDPDANVNMGLYCYPCLMDADILMFSADIVPVGKDQKQHVEFARDIAIKFNKHFGEDVFTIPEPVFQETTGIIPGLDGRKMSKSYDNVIDIFLESKALKKKIGKIVTNSQGIEEPKDPDTCNVFKLYKLFATPEQTEALAARYRAGGMGWGHAKQELQNVLEEHLGPAREKYFYLLSHTEEIDKILAYGKEKARAKSKIMMEKVRSLLGTY, encoded by the coding sequence ATGAAAAAAATTTCTCTTACGGGCATCAAGCCCACCGGCACACCTCACTTGGGTAACTACCTGGGCGCCATTCGCCCGGCTCTCGAACTTTCGAAGACCTACGATACGGTCTACTTTATTGCTGACTATCATGCCCTGACAACGGTGCAGAACGGCGCCGAAATGCGCGCAAATATCTACAAGATTGCGGCTACCTGGCTTGCTCTTGGCCTGAACCCGGAAGAAGGCCTGTTCTACAAGCAGAGCGACATTCCTGAAATTTTCGAACTGAGCTGGGCTTTGAGCTGCTTTACGCCAAAGGGATTCATGAACCGTGCCCATGCCTACAAGGATAAGGTCGCGAAGAACGAAGCCGCTGGCGAAGATCCGGATGCAAATGTGAACATGGGCCTCTATTGCTACCCGTGCCTCATGGATGCCGACATCCTCATGTTCAGCGCAGACATCGTGCCGGTTGGTAAAGACCAGAAGCAGCACGTGGAATTTGCTCGCGATATCGCCATCAAGTTCAACAAGCATTTTGGCGAAGACGTGTTCACCATTCCGGAACCCGTGTTCCAGGAAACCACCGGTATCATTCCGGGTCTCGACGGCCGCAAGATGAGTAAATCTTACGACAACGTCATCGACATCTTCCTCGAAAGCAAGGCTCTCAAAAAGAAAATCGGCAAGATTGTGACGAACTCTCAGGGCATTGAAGAACCCAAGGATCCGGACACTTGCAACGTGTTCAAGCTGTACAAGCTTTTTGCAACGCCGGAACAGACCGAAGCTCTGGCTGCCCGCTACCGCGCTGGTGGCATGGGCTGGGGCCACGCCAAGCAGGAACTCCAGAACGTACTCGAAGAACACCTCGGCCCTGCTCGCGAAAAGTACTTCTACCTGCTCAGCCATACCGAAGAAATCGACAAGATTCTTGCCTACGGTAAGGAAAAGGCTCGCGCTAAATCTAAAATTATGATGGAGAAGGTACGTAGCCTGCTCGGAACTTACTAG
- a CDS encoding UDP-glucuronic acid decarboxylase family protein, with the protein MRCLVTGGAGFLGSHLCERLLNDGHEVICLDNYFTGRLMNVDHLRDNHRFELIRHDVTEPILLEVDRIFNLACPASPIHYQFNPVKTIKTSVMGAINMLGMAKRVKARILQASTSEVYGDPAVHPQTEDYWGNVNPIGIRSCYDEGKRVAETLFMDYHRQNNVDIRIVRIFNTYGPRMLMNDGRVVSNFIVQALKGEDITIYGDGSQTRSFCYVDDLIEGFIRMMNQDKIIGPVNIGNPGEFTMLELAKEVLELTSSKSKIVYKPLPGDDPKMRRPNIELAKSALGWEPTIPLRQGLEKTIVYFDKLLKDNKQ; encoded by the coding sequence ATGCGCTGTTTAGTAACTGGTGGGGCTGGGTTTTTAGGAAGTCACTTGTGTGAACGTCTGCTGAATGACGGTCACGAAGTCATTTGCCTTGACAACTACTTTACAGGTCGTTTGATGAATGTCGACCACTTGCGCGACAATCATCGCTTTGAACTGATCCGCCACGACGTGACAGAACCGATTCTGTTGGAAGTGGACCGCATTTTTAACTTGGCATGCCCCGCAAGCCCCATTCATTACCAGTTTAATCCGGTAAAGACCATCAAGACAAGCGTGATGGGTGCAATCAACATGCTCGGCATGGCAAAGCGCGTGAAGGCTCGTATCCTTCAGGCGAGCACAAGCGAAGTTTACGGCGATCCGGCCGTGCACCCGCAGACCGAAGACTACTGGGGAAACGTGAACCCGATTGGCATTCGCAGCTGCTACGACGAAGGCAAGCGCGTTGCTGAAACCTTGTTCATGGATTACCACCGCCAGAACAATGTGGACATTCGCATTGTACGAATCTTTAACACCTACGGCCCGCGCATGCTCATGAACGATGGCCGCGTGGTCAGTAACTTTATCGTGCAGGCTCTCAAGGGCGAAGACATCACCATTTACGGTGATGGAAGCCAGACTCGTAGTTTCTGCTATGTAGACGACTTGATTGAAGGCTTTATCCGCATGATGAACCAGGACAAGATTATTGGCCCGGTCAACATTGGAAACCCCGGCGAATTCACGATGCTCGAACTTGCCAAAGAAGTTCTTGAACTCACGAGCTCCAAGAGCAAAATCGTGTACAAGCCGCTCCCGGGTGACGACCCCAAGATGCGCCGCCCGAACATTGAACTTGCAAAGTCTGCTCTCGGCTGGGAACCGACGATTCCTCTGCGCCAGGGCCTCGAAAAGACGATTGTGTATTTCGACAAGCTTTTAAAAGACAATAAACAATAA
- a CDS encoding GGDEF domain-containing protein, with protein sequence MPKNLINTLSKHRTVIFLIMCLCVHVFNVFLFWKFGLFPLVVLNCFSSVLYISILTIFKNENFRISFAYFEIIFFSAMTELISGGHFGTLTFVIGMVAVIFFMLPYSNRKKHIYQLIGAMFAVAISMISVFNYSLYPELMDLVLLHSSFVKVMNLIITLFTLFYLSNLYLIELKTTREKLDYNINHDMLTGLYNRRFFEGIMKRSKEEKETSYSVAMLDVDDFKKINDTYGHETGDKVLAAVSKCIESCLPQNGVAVRWGGEEFVLYLPQMDNSHALELLSNFRAKLAEQVVYYKNSKVSITATIGLSTGENIADYEEYIRQADEKLYWGKKHGKNQVVK encoded by the coding sequence ATGCCGAAAAATCTTATCAATACGCTCTCGAAGCATAGGACCGTAATCTTCTTGATTATGTGTCTGTGCGTTCACGTTTTTAACGTGTTCCTGTTTTGGAAGTTTGGGCTTTTCCCGCTGGTGGTTCTAAACTGCTTTAGCTCTGTATTGTACATTTCAATTCTTACGATTTTCAAGAATGAAAATTTCAGGATTTCTTTTGCCTATTTCGAAATTATCTTTTTCTCTGCCATGACGGAGTTGATTTCTGGCGGTCATTTTGGTACCTTGACTTTTGTCATTGGCATGGTGGCGGTAATTTTCTTTATGCTGCCTTATTCCAACAGGAAAAAACACATATATCAGCTTATTGGAGCTATGTTTGCGGTTGCAATTAGCATGATTTCCGTTTTTAATTATTCCCTTTACCCGGAACTGATGGATTTGGTACTGCTTCACAGCTCTTTTGTGAAAGTCATGAACTTGATCATTACGTTGTTTACACTGTTCTATTTGTCAAACCTTTACTTGATAGAACTTAAAACCACTCGTGAAAAGCTGGACTATAACATCAATCATGACATGCTGACCGGACTCTATAACCGCCGATTCTTTGAAGGCATCATGAAGCGTAGCAAAGAGGAAAAAGAAACCTCTTACTCAGTGGCTATGTTGGATGTGGATGACTTCAAGAAAATTAACGACACCTATGGCCATGAAACGGGCGATAAGGTCTTGGCTGCGGTGAGCAAGTGTATTGAAAGTTGTCTTCCTCAAAATGGCGTGGCAGTTCGTTGGGGAGGTGAAGAATTTGTGTTGTACCTGCCTCAGATGGATAACTCCCATGCTCTAGAACTTTTGAGCAACTTCCGCGCTAAACTTGCGGAACAGGTGGTTTATTACAAGAATTCTAAGGTTTCTATTACGGCAACGATTGGCCTTAGTACAGGCGAAAATATTGCGGACTACGAGGAATATATCCGTCAGGCCGACGAAAAACTCTATTGGGGCAAGAAACACGGTAAGAACCAAGTCGTTAAATAG
- a CDS encoding type III pantothenate kinase, with protein sequence MKKTAEKKNTISFVVDVGNSHTVIGIFKDTKVVDYWRLTTRKETTSDEVMNKVGGLLRFSKIKSEEITHVGLSTVVPALERPWIKALDSLLKKRVQVVNSKNCMGLQINYQNPSMAGADRLCNVVAMREAGFKNAIVVDMGTATTFDVMKDGAFAGGVIIPGINASLDALTEKAARLLPVTIEWPEAVVADNTDDAIRAGLLYGFLAQLEFLIGKIKTEMGCDDMPVYATGGWGKTIARRTSLIDKYDPFLTLRGIRLVALNGTATSAYGDDSRDSEEE encoded by the coding sequence ATGAAAAAGACTGCTGAAAAGAAGAATACGATTTCCTTTGTGGTCGATGTGGGTAACTCCCACACGGTGATTGGCATTTTTAAGGATACCAAGGTTGTTGATTATTGGCGTTTGACTACCCGCAAGGAAACGACCTCTGATGAAGTGATGAATAAAGTGGGCGGCCTGTTGAGGTTCTCCAAGATTAAGTCCGAAGAGATTACCCACGTGGGACTTTCTACCGTGGTGCCCGCTTTGGAACGCCCCTGGATTAAGGCTTTAGATTCTTTGCTAAAAAAACGCGTGCAGGTGGTGAATTCCAAAAACTGCATGGGTTTGCAGATTAATTACCAGAACCCGTCTATGGCTGGTGCCGACCGTTTGTGCAATGTGGTTGCCATGCGCGAGGCTGGCTTCAAGAATGCAATTGTCGTGGATATGGGGACCGCGACCACTTTTGACGTCATGAAGGATGGCGCCTTTGCTGGTGGCGTGATTATTCCCGGCATTAACGCAAGCTTGGATGCCTTGACGGAAAAGGCCGCACGCCTTTTGCCCGTGACGATTGAATGGCCCGAGGCTGTGGTGGCGGACAATACCGATGACGCAATCCGTGCAGGTCTTCTGTACGGATTCCTTGCTCAGTTGGAGTTCCTGATCGGAAAAATCAAAACGGAAATGGGCTGCGACGACATGCCCGTGTATGCGACCGGTGGTTGGGGGAAAACCATTGCTCGCAGAACATCCCTGATTGATAAATACGATCCGTTCTTGACTCTGCGAGGAATACGGCTAGTAGCGTTGAACGGGACAGCGACTTCTGCTTACGGCGATGACTCGCGGGACTCAGAAGAAGAATAA
- a CDS encoding DMT family transporter — protein MTNLWYTLLLVLTAAIWGSGFVAQIEGNAFGPFTFSCIRCFIAAGFLALIFKILDIFGKSPRRPHNREERLLHWKAGFFCGLALCTAMNLQQLGMFLGTSAGKSGFLTACYIVLVPIVSLFIGKKTSIKTWLCVVITTFGLYLLCIKDGFSLELSDGVSLLCALAFSIHILVIDKFVNQVDPIRVSAIQFLTIGILTAPLMIVFDMKFPAMDFSTAAAAFINPRAVAGLCFAAFCSSGIAYTLQIVAQDKVKPTIASLTMSLESVFAVLAGWAILGEQLSAREICGCAIMMVAIVFAQIKR, from the coding sequence ATGACCAATTTATGGTATACGCTTTTGCTCGTTCTGACCGCCGCCATCTGGGGGTCGGGCTTTGTAGCCCAGATTGAGGGCAACGCCTTCGGGCCGTTCACCTTTTCGTGCATTCGTTGCTTTATCGCAGCCGGATTTTTAGCCCTAATTTTCAAAATTCTTGACATTTTCGGCAAAAGTCCGCGCAGGCCCCACAACCGCGAAGAGCGGCTTTTGCACTGGAAAGCCGGATTCTTTTGCGGGCTCGCCCTCTGTACCGCCATGAACTTGCAACAGCTGGGAATGTTTCTTGGCACCTCGGCCGGAAAATCGGGATTTTTGACAGCCTGCTACATTGTCCTTGTGCCCATCGTCAGCTTATTCATAGGCAAGAAGACTTCAATCAAGACTTGGCTATGCGTTGTCATCACGACCTTCGGGCTATACCTGCTATGCATCAAGGACGGTTTTTCGCTGGAACTTTCGGACGGAGTTTCGCTGTTGTGCGCCCTCGCCTTTTCAATCCACATTCTGGTCATCGACAAGTTCGTGAACCAGGTCGACCCGATTCGCGTTTCAGCAATCCAATTCTTGACCATCGGCATTTTGACAGCACCGCTAATGATTGTTTTCGATATGAAATTCCCGGCCATGGACTTTAGCACCGCGGCCGCCGCATTCATCAACCCAAGAGCGGTTGCAGGACTTTGCTTTGCAGCATTCTGTTCTAGCGGAATTGCCTACACATTGCAGATTGTCGCTCAAGATAAAGTAAAACCCACCATAGCTTCGCTTACGATGAGTTTAGAATCGGTATTTGCTGTACTTGCGGGCTGGGCAATTCTCGGGGAACAACTTTCGGCCCGCGAAATTTGCGGATGCGCCATCATGATGGTCGCTATCGTTTTCGCACAAATTAAGCGCTAG
- a CDS encoding Na+/H+ antiporter NhaC family protein has product MEQQAVEAVSFFHGTFWALVPSIVAIILALITKEAYSSLFVGVLIGGLFISQGSFPGFLEAVFKNGMVKQVSDPWNVGILFFLVMLGAMVALMNKSGAAAAFGNWARLHIKTKVGAQIATIVLGILIFVDDYFNCLTVGSVMRPVTDKFKISHEKLAYLIDATAAPICIIAPVSSWAAAVTGFVEGEDGLGLFVKAIPFNFYALLTIVALFALVLLKVDFGPMRRCESAADMISAKMEELNIDQAKGTVLDLIFPIVVLIILCVTGLVYTGGFFSSGEAHKGFVDAFGASDASVGLVLGSFAAFFVTVIWYMGRRVLKINKCLECLPEGFKAMVPAIIILVLAWSLKGVTDTLGAKDYVAGIVTGSATALMNFMPAIIFLVAIGLAFSTGTSWGTFGILIPIVVAAFSSVDPSLMIISISACMAGAVCGDHISPISDTTIMASAGAECDHVSHVNTQLPYALCVAAISFVCYIVAGLTRSALLSLLVGIVLVVGGLLVLKKQREASRKKRFSPKNMFARKTPAKKKAKN; this is encoded by the coding sequence ATGGAACAGCAGGCTGTAGAAGCGGTATCCTTTTTTCATGGAACTTTTTGGGCTTTAGTCCCCTCCATTGTGGCTATTATCCTGGCTCTCATTACCAAAGAGGCTTATTCCTCTTTATTTGTCGGCGTCCTTATCGGCGGGCTTTTCATTAGTCAGGGGAGTTTCCCGGGCTTTTTGGAAGCTGTGTTCAAAAACGGGATGGTCAAACAGGTGTCAGACCCGTGGAATGTGGGTATTCTGTTTTTCTTGGTAATGCTTGGCGCAATGGTTGCCTTAATGAATAAGTCGGGGGCAGCGGCGGCGTTTGGAAACTGGGCCAGGCTGCATATCAAAACCAAGGTCGGTGCGCAAATAGCGACGATTGTTCTTGGCATTTTGATTTTCGTAGACGATTACTTCAATTGCCTTACAGTGGGTAGCGTCATGCGCCCGGTTACAGATAAATTTAAAATCAGCCATGAAAAACTGGCCTACTTGATCGATGCGACGGCAGCTCCGATTTGTATTATCGCGCCGGTGAGTTCTTGGGCGGCGGCAGTGACTGGCTTTGTCGAAGGTGAAGATGGCCTGGGTCTTTTTGTGAAGGCGATTCCGTTCAATTTTTATGCCTTGCTGACTATTGTGGCGCTTTTTGCTCTCGTTCTTTTGAAGGTTGATTTTGGACCGATGAGAAGGTGCGAATCGGCTGCCGATATGATTAGCGCCAAGATGGAAGAACTGAATATTGATCAAGCTAAAGGTACGGTGCTTGACTTGATTTTCCCGATTGTGGTGCTGATTATCCTCTGTGTGACGGGCTTGGTTTATACGGGCGGATTCTTTTCGAGTGGAGAGGCTCACAAGGGCTTTGTAGACGCCTTTGGCGCAAGCGATGCCTCGGTTGGACTGGTGCTTGGTAGCTTTGCCGCATTCTTTGTAACGGTGATTTGGTACATGGGTCGCCGTGTCTTGAAAATCAACAAGTGTTTGGAATGTTTGCCCGAAGGCTTTAAGGCGATGGTCCCTGCAATCATTATTCTTGTGCTTGCTTGGAGCCTGAAGGGTGTTACCGATACGCTTGGCGCAAAGGACTATGTGGCAGGAATTGTTACGGGTAGTGCGACTGCTCTCATGAACTTTATGCCGGCTATTATATTCTTGGTGGCCATTGGTCTTGCGTTCTCCACAGGAACGTCTTGGGGCACGTTTGGCATTTTGATTCCGATTGTGGTGGCCGCATTCTCTAGTGTCGACCCCAGTCTCATGATTATTTCGATTTCTGCTTGTATGGCAGGTGCCGTTTGCGGTGACCATATTTCGCCTATTTCGGATACGACAATTATGGCGAGCGCTGGCGCCGAATGTGATCATGTGAGCCATGTGAATACGCAGCTGCCTTATGCCTTGTGTGTGGCGGCAATCAGCTTTGTCTGCTACATTGTCGCGGGCCTTACTCGCAGTGCGCTGCTTTCGCTTTTGGTGGGAATCGTGCTGGTTGTGGGCGGATTGCTGGTTTTGAAAAAACAGCGTGAAGCTAGCCGCAAGAAAAGATTTTCGCCCAAAAATATGTTCGCGAGAAAAACGCCTGCTAAAAAGAAAGCCAAAAACTAG
- the argF gene encoding ornithine carbamoyltransferase has product MIDRNKHFLRLMDWSEEKILETIEIASRLKAEVHAGKVSDRLHGQNIAMFFEKPSLRTITTFQVGMNQLGGHAVLLAPDSIGLGKRESVKDVARCLSRWVNAIVVRCFKQDLVEQLAEYGSVPVVNALTDDYHPCQAIAFAQMICENLGGFKNADGKPKTVAFIGDGNNVANSFLALASKVGMNFTLACPKGFEQPAKVVEEAQEGLKKHGCQYRVFHDPKEAVKDADILYSDVWVSMGQEGEKATKQSHFLPFQINDELLKLAPAHCKVSHCLPAHRGEEITDSVMDNLDVNMSFEEAENRLHAHKAVLWQVMEPFAK; this is encoded by the coding sequence ATGATTGATCGCAACAAGCACTTCCTCCGCCTCATGGACTGGAGCGAAGAAAAAATCCTGGAAACTATCGAAATCGCTTCTCGCCTGAAGGCAGAAGTCCACGCCGGCAAGGTATCTGACCGCCTGCACGGCCAGAACATCGCCATGTTCTTCGAAAAGCCCTCGCTGCGAACTATCACGACTTTCCAGGTGGGCATGAACCAGCTCGGCGGCCACGCCGTGTTGCTCGCCCCGGATTCCATTGGCCTTGGCAAGCGCGAAAGCGTCAAGGACGTCGCCCGCTGCCTTAGCCGCTGGGTGAACGCCATCGTGGTCCGCTGCTTTAAGCAGGACTTGGTGGAACAGCTCGCCGAATACGGTAGCGTGCCGGTCGTGAATGCATTGACCGACGACTATCACCCGTGCCAGGCAATCGCTTTTGCCCAGATGATTTGCGAAAACCTCGGCGGTTTCAAGAACGCCGATGGTAAGCCGAAGACCGTCGCCTTCATCGGTGACGGCAACAATGTGGCCAACTCCTTCCTCGCCCTCGCCTCCAAGGTGGGTATGAACTTCACGCTCGCCTGCCCGAAGGGCTTTGAACAGCCCGCCAAGGTGGTCGAAGAAGCTCAAGAAGGCCTGAAGAAGCACGGTTGCCAGTACCGCGTATTCCACGATCCGAAGGAAGCCGTCAAGGACGCCGACATTCTTTATAGCGACGTGTGGGTTTCTATGGGTCAGGAAGGCGAAAAGGCTACGAAGCAGTCTCACTTCTTGCCGTTCCAGATCAACGACGAACTCTTGAAGCTCGCTCCGGCTCACTGCAAGGTCAGCCACTGCTTGCCGGCTCACCGCGGCGAAGAAATCACGGACTCCGTGATGGACAACCTCGACGTGAACATGAGCTTTGAAGAAGCGGAGAATAGACTTCACGCACATAAAGCTGTATTATGGCAAGTGATGGAACCTTTTGCTAAATAA